Proteins found in one bacterium genomic segment:
- a CDS encoding peptidylprolyl isomerase, giving the protein MLKKMMMAAICSGVVVSLGAGCNKTEKAEPKAAVAPKVEMKTVGEKPAAPSLDPAMVLVDVGGVKLTVAEADRQVMAMLGSKADQIPPAQMEALMGRFRQQAVQGFIVRTLLSQEADKRKFTVSDKDLDAELALIKTRLPEGKGLEDILKSENMTMDQLRADLTAKLRIDMLLKAEVPTNNVVSDEEVVKFYNEQKDRFLQPETVEARHILIKVDATEDAKAKAEKKAKIEGIRKQLVEGADFAKMALANSDCPSKERGGDLGSFPRGQMVKEFEEAAFNQATNAIGPVVETQFGFHIIQVMNHQAAKTNSLEEVKPKLTEHLKQKQQMEVFEKLIERLKKDTKIVQSDVLKQAPEMPMMDMQQ; this is encoded by the coding sequence ATGTTAAAGAAAATGATGATGGCGGCTATTTGCAGTGGGGTAGTGGTGTCGCTGGGTGCGGGATGCAACAAAACAGAAAAGGCGGAACCTAAGGCGGCGGTTGCGCCCAAGGTCGAGATGAAGACGGTGGGGGAGAAGCCCGCGGCTCCATCCCTGGATCCCGCAATGGTCCTGGTTGATGTGGGAGGTGTTAAGCTGACGGTGGCCGAGGCGGATCGTCAGGTGATGGCGATGTTGGGTTCAAAGGCGGATCAGATTCCTCCCGCCCAGATGGAGGCCCTGATGGGGCGTTTCCGTCAGCAGGCGGTGCAGGGCTTTATTGTGCGCACGCTGTTGAGCCAGGAAGCCGATAAGCGGAAATTCACCGTTTCTGACAAGGATCTGGATGCGGAACTGGCTTTGATCAAGACACGCCTGCCCGAAGGGAAGGGCCTGGAGGATATCCTGAAGTCCGAGAATATGACGATGGACCAGCTTCGTGCGGATCTGACCGCGAAACTTCGGATCGATATGCTGTTGAAGGCTGAAGTGCCGACGAACAACGTCGTTTCGGATGAAGAGGTTGTTAAATTTTATAACGAGCAGAAGGATCGCTTCCTTCAGCCTGAGACGGTGGAAGCCCGTCATATCCTGATCAAGGTTGATGCCACCGAAGACGCGAAGGCGAAGGCGGAGAAGAAGGCCAAGATTGAGGGCATTCGCAAGCAGTTGGTGGAGGGTGCCGATTTTGCCAAGATGGCGTTGGCGAACTCAGATTGCCCTAGCAAAGAGCGTGGCGGAGATCTCGGGTCCTTCCCCCGTGGCCAGATGGTCAAGGAGTTTGAAGAGGCGGCCTTTAATCAGGCAACCAACGCAATCGGTCCTGTGGTGGAGACCCAGTTCGGGTTCCATATCATTCAGGTGATGAATCATCAGGCGGCCAAAACCAATTCACTCGAAGAAGTCAAACCCAAGCTGACGGAGCACCTGAAGCAGAAGCAGCAGATGGAAGTGTTTGAGAAATTGATCGAGCGGCTCAAGAAAGACACCAAGATCGTTCAGTCGGACGTCTTGAAGCAAGCTCCTGAAATGCCGATGATGGACATGCAGCAGTAA
- a CDS encoding response regulator, whose protein sequence is MNPERILLIDDEPSLQLTVGDQLRMEGYDVVSAISGAEALQVLRQTPPDLIILDISMPDMSGLTLLKKLSDPAGKPRYPVLVFTARANMEPFFSTINVEGFLPKTSDPSLLISEVKRILLKNKKAFAPNHSPPQGKKKSVLILEDDFLMKKRMEASFTAAGYEAVTLGDSRHLMEALATRPPAIILLKAILSGTTGSAIAAALEDNPQARGIPIILFDGSGVHQQGDKFINVDRFVASNTPADLLKAVAGMIG, encoded by the coding sequence ATGAACCCTGAACGCATCCTGCTGATCGATGATGAACCCTCCCTGCAACTCACCGTGGGCGATCAATTACGCATGGAGGGGTACGATGTGGTGAGCGCCATCTCAGGGGCCGAAGCACTCCAAGTCTTACGCCAAACGCCACCCGATCTCATCATACTGGATATCAGCATGCCAGATATGTCAGGGCTGACCCTGCTTAAGAAATTATCCGATCCCGCCGGGAAGCCCCGTTACCCGGTCCTGGTTTTTACCGCCCGGGCCAATATGGAACCTTTTTTCAGCACAATCAACGTCGAAGGCTTCCTGCCAAAAACCAGCGACCCCTCTCTTCTGATTTCGGAAGTAAAACGGATCCTTTTGAAAAATAAAAAAGCCTTCGCCCCGAACCACTCCCCCCCGCAGGGCAAGAAAAAATCAGTCCTGATTCTCGAGGACGATTTCCTCATGAAAAAGCGGATGGAGGCCTCATTTACCGCAGCAGGCTACGAGGCGGTCACTCTTGGCGATAGCCGTCATCTGATGGAGGCCCTCGCCACCCGCCCTCCCGCCATCATCCTGTTGAAGGCCATTCTCAGCGGCACCACCGGCAGTGCGATTGCCGCCGCCCTGGAAGATAATCCGCAGGCCAGGGGGATTCCTATTATCCTGTTTGACGGAAGCGGGGTGCACCAGCAAGGCGACAAGTTCATCAATGTCGACCGGTTTGTGGCCTCCAATACCCCTGCCGATCTCCTGAAAGCCGTCGCCGGCATGATCGGGTAG
- a CDS encoding ATP-binding protein — MIPVLAKSDALRELHPEELFDAISALQQEIDQRELLDQQLREAEERYRIIFEQAMDAIILVDPAKATFLQFNTQACRQLGYTSEEFGRLSLFDIDAQESRAQLTAHIDRILATGADTFETVHKTKSGELRNILVSTRPILLSGVKLLLVIFHDFTERKQMENELRAAVIHLEKNSQAKSEFVANVSHELRTPITSMMYGVRNLLQGFAGPLPDHAVRYLKLFDTECQRLVATINDILDLGKIDNQALRLSPITAPVRHLVSRCLDTFRPQTEVSQISIKLTIAPSCLFVRCDTGMIQRVLHNIVGNAVKFTPRGGLIQVTVAPDPELGNFARITVSDNGIGIPPESMARITERYFKANSQASGSGLGLAISKEIIRLHGGNLTITSPPPDQTHGTAIALSLPLTEPPAILIADSDIAIQALLKQHLTSQGYRVICAQSGQEAILMAEAHHPALILIDLIMEDIHGTTVILTLKSSHTIPYMPIIAVTAATLDEATTDILTRFAIPTVAKPWNVGELMETIETALLGLTAFQAIHHKEPPP, encoded by the coding sequence ATGATACCCGTTCTCGCTAAATCCGACGCTTTGAGAGAACTCCACCCCGAGGAGCTCTTCGATGCCATTTCGGCCCTGCAACAGGAGATCGACCAGCGTGAACTTCTCGACCAGCAACTCCGCGAAGCCGAAGAGCGGTACCGGATTATTTTCGAACAGGCGATGGATGCCATCATTCTGGTCGATCCGGCCAAGGCCACGTTTCTGCAATTCAATACTCAAGCCTGCCGTCAACTCGGCTACACGTCAGAGGAATTCGGCCGCCTGAGTCTATTTGATATTGACGCGCAGGAGAGCCGGGCGCAACTGACCGCGCACATCGACCGGATCCTGGCAACCGGAGCCGACACCTTCGAAACGGTGCATAAAACCAAATCCGGAGAACTCCGGAATATCCTCGTCAGCACACGTCCTATCCTGCTGAGCGGGGTAAAACTGCTCCTGGTCATTTTTCATGACTTCACCGAGCGCAAACAGATGGAGAACGAACTCCGCGCGGCCGTGATCCATCTGGAAAAAAACAGTCAGGCTAAATCAGAATTCGTGGCCAATGTGTCTCATGAACTCAGAACCCCCATCACCTCCATGATGTACGGGGTCCGCAACCTGCTCCAGGGGTTTGCCGGCCCTCTTCCGGACCATGCGGTCCGCTATCTTAAACTTTTCGATACTGAGTGCCAGCGGCTTGTCGCTACCATTAATGACATCCTCGATCTGGGCAAAATTGACAATCAAGCGCTTCGGTTATCTCCCATCACCGCCCCCGTCAGGCATTTGGTTTCGCGCTGCCTCGACACCTTTCGCCCCCAGACTGAGGTTTCTCAGATCTCTATCAAGCTGACTATTGCGCCCTCCTGTCTCTTCGTCCGTTGTGATACCGGCATGATCCAGCGTGTCCTTCACAATATCGTTGGCAATGCCGTAAAATTCACTCCGCGCGGAGGCCTGATCCAAGTGACAGTTGCTCCTGATCCGGAGTTGGGGAATTTCGCCAGAATCACCGTGTCGGACAACGGGATCGGGATCCCTCCTGAATCCATGGCCCGCATCACCGAACGCTATTTTAAAGCGAATAGTCAGGCCTCCGGTTCGGGTCTGGGACTTGCCATCTCAAAGGAGATTATCCGGCTCCATGGGGGAAACCTGACGATCACCAGCCCGCCGCCGGACCAGACTCACGGCACCGCCATCGCCCTCAGCCTGCCCCTCACCGAGCCACCAGCCATCCTGATCGCTGACAGCGATATCGCGATTCAAGCGCTCCTCAAACAACATCTCACCAGTCAAGGCTACCGGGTGATTTGCGCCCAAAGCGGCCAGGAAGCCATCCTCATGGCAGAGGCTCATCATCCTGCCCTGATTTTGATCGATCTGATCATGGAAGATATTCATGGAACCACTGTCATCTTAACCCTGAAGAGCTCCCACACGATTCCCTATATGCCCATCATTGCCGTCACCGCCGCCACTCTTGACGAAGCGACCACCGATATTCTGACCCGCTTTGCCATTCCCACCGTGGCAAAACCCTGGAATGTCGGGGAGCTAATGGAGACGATTGAAACCGCCCTGCTTGGGCTAACCGCCTTTCAAGCCATTCACCACAAGGAGCCACCGCCATGA
- a CDS encoding Amuc_1102 family pilus-like protein produces MMKCKYAIEKLAVCVAIILALGATNVLAQGRVREAEAHSVLKVRELTGYGPRGLVKSPDAGMSKRAAYREWAELSIQYDTEPEWLDEVVFNYYVLVRGKTAQDFTLLKGVVTYVDVARGAKHMGVAYVRPAALARFGEIVGVAVEAKVKGETVSSLAEGRLGTGKPLPVEWWKNPNLASKEGYILDKSKTPFALLSFDDYEALK; encoded by the coding sequence ATGATGAAATGCAAATACGCGATTGAGAAATTGGCTGTATGTGTGGCGATCATTCTGGCGCTTGGTGCCACCAATGTGCTGGCGCAGGGGCGTGTGCGTGAAGCCGAGGCGCATTCTGTTTTAAAGGTGCGCGAATTGACCGGTTATGGTCCCCGAGGCCTTGTTAAAAGCCCTGATGCGGGGATGTCCAAGCGCGCCGCTTACCGGGAGTGGGCTGAACTTTCCATCCAATATGATACCGAACCGGAGTGGCTGGACGAGGTCGTTTTCAATTATTACGTGCTGGTGCGCGGCAAGACCGCTCAGGATTTTACCTTGCTCAAAGGGGTGGTGACGTATGTGGATGTGGCGCGGGGAGCCAAGCACATGGGGGTGGCGTATGTCCGGCCGGCCGCGTTGGCTCGATTTGGCGAGATTGTCGGCGTGGCGGTGGAGGCCAAGGTCAAGGGCGAGACGGTCAGTTCATTGGCTGAGGGACGTCTGGGCACAGGGAAGCCCCTGCCGGTTGAGTGGTGGAAAAACCCGAATTTAGCCTCCAAAGAGGGGTATATATTGGATAAATCGAAGACCCCCTTTGCATTGCTCAGTTTCGATGATTACGAGGCCCTCAAGTAG
- the pilM gene encoding type IV pilus assembly protein PilM gives MFGSDRILTLDIGNSKIVLAEFRISGQQNLELMNYAVSPLGIDPESTTDVSAYIVSGIRDAMQASNIRPGPVSVSVSGQMVFPRYVKLPPVTPDKISQIVKYEAQQNVPFPIDEVVWDYQLVGQDTGELSVLLVAVKGDFVKNITDCVEAAGLEPMLVDVSPLALYNAVRYNYSDLPGCTMILDMGARSTNVVFVEGTKIFSRSIPVAGMAITRDVMKEFELSFEEAEQLKIAHAFVGFGGVYEGHEVGVADRTSKIARNIMTRLHAEVIRTINFYRSQQGGAQPEMVLLTGGCSVIPQANVFLKEKLKIEVDFLNPFRNVAVNSGISSDKVAENIHLLGEAVGLALRRTLSCPVEINLLPPELVARRVLQRRIPFFGLAAAGLVFIVLVFGLFLHQMKALAEERLVKVQTRIDALSAPNATLGQLAKQKEQLYARAAELGGVLQNRVRWLTILDDLHQRLVPGMWLTSIRIVLAKDEKSPAKFEIKGMAFTDEVNNQAITEYVAKLKGIGYFTDDLQIKRIKPVESTDYATEFTVEIGLSPVPAPVVKAVPLAPERKNSLSEPAGVKPGGKGNP, from the coding sequence ATGTTCGGATCAGACCGCATTTTAACATTGGATATTGGAAACAGCAAGATTGTGCTTGCTGAATTCAGGATTTCGGGGCAACAAAACCTTGAATTGATGAATTATGCCGTTTCCCCTCTCGGGATTGACCCTGAGAGCACAACGGACGTTTCGGCCTATATTGTTTCTGGAATAAGGGATGCGATGCAGGCAAGCAATATCCGGCCCGGGCCGGTGAGCGTTTCGGTTTCGGGGCAAATGGTTTTTCCGCGGTATGTGAAGCTCCCCCCTGTCACGCCAGACAAAATTTCCCAGATTGTGAAATATGAAGCGCAGCAGAATGTCCCTTTCCCCATTGACGAAGTGGTGTGGGACTATCAGCTGGTTGGCCAGGATACGGGTGAGTTGAGCGTTCTGTTGGTGGCGGTGAAGGGCGATTTCGTCAAAAACATCACGGACTGCGTGGAGGCGGCCGGGCTCGAGCCGATGCTGGTGGATGTGTCGCCTCTCGCGCTTTATAACGCCGTCCGGTACAATTATTCCGATTTGCCTGGTTGCACCATGATTCTGGATATGGGGGCACGTTCCACGAATGTGGTATTCGTCGAGGGAACCAAAATTTTCAGCCGGAGTATTCCCGTGGCGGGAATGGCCATTACCCGCGATGTCATGAAGGAGTTTGAGTTGTCTTTTGAGGAGGCCGAACAGCTCAAGATCGCGCATGCCTTTGTCGGGTTTGGTGGGGTGTATGAGGGGCATGAAGTGGGGGTGGCGGATCGCACCTCGAAAATTGCCCGTAACATCATGACGCGGTTACATGCCGAGGTTATCCGCACCATTAATTTCTATCGCAGTCAGCAGGGGGGCGCTCAGCCTGAAATGGTGTTGTTGACGGGCGGCTGTTCGGTGATTCCCCAGGCGAACGTGTTCCTGAAGGAAAAACTCAAAATTGAGGTTGATTTCCTCAATCCCTTCCGCAATGTGGCGGTAAACTCCGGTATTTCTTCGGATAAGGTGGCGGAAAATATACATCTGCTGGGTGAAGCGGTCGGGTTGGCACTTCGGCGCACCCTGTCCTGCCCTGTTGAGATTAATCTTCTGCCCCCGGAATTGGTTGCCCGTCGGGTCCTGCAGCGGCGTATCCCGTTTTTCGGGCTGGCGGCAGCCGGACTGGTTTTTATTGTCCTTGTGTTTGGCTTGTTCCTGCATCAGATGAAAGCCCTGGCGGAAGAACGGTTGGTCAAGGTGCAGACGCGCATTGATGCCCTGTCCGCGCCCAACGCCACATTAGGTCAGTTGGCAAAGCAGAAGGAGCAGCTGTATGCCCGTGCGGCGGAGCTGGGGGGGGTACTGCAAAACCGCGTGAGATGGCTGACTATTCTGGATGACTTGCACCAGCGGTTGGTTCCCGGAATGTGGCTGACGTCGATCCGGATCGTGTTGGCAAAAGACGAGAAATCGCCTGCGAAATTTGAGATTAAAGGGATGGCATTCACTGATGAGGTCAATAATCAGGCAATTACCGAATATGTGGCCAAGCTCAAGGGGATTGGCTATTTCACGGATGACCTGCAGATCAAGCGGATCAAGCCGGTGGAGAGCACGGACTATGCCACTGAATTTACTGTGGAAATCGGGCTGAGCCCTGTGCCAGCTCCGGTTGTCAAGGCGGTGCCACTAGCGCCTGAGAGAAAAAACAGTCTGAGCGAGCCAGCCGGCGTCAAGCCCGGCGGCAAGGGGAACCCGTAA
- a CDS encoding Amuc_1100 family pilus-like protein, with amino-acid sequence MQSRRKLLVIIVAGILVLLLVGAATVMVRGFLQLQEVDINLQNASETLTTLYAQNPFPSGGNLRLERENIRSIGEELMGLQRAMGAGQVEPVAQSPAKCITQFWETRNSLLARAGTTIKVDKGFDFGFGRHMKGDLPSIQDVPRITQQLKIVETLCDILYAAKISALTGISRQEFEADAAPAVVPGKPGAAPVKAGNEIVVKNVVDAMAGVVPPGQLYGRWRFAVQFTARENALLNLLNGLSRSPVFVVVNRMEVKGDEKVFDRKEAEAVAAKSAENPEGTDAKEALKPRDARVVCGRDALVNVKLELDVYQFAKPQEAEAAKKRDGAK; translated from the coding sequence ATGCAGTCCCGGCGAAAATTATTGGTCATTATTGTGGCGGGTATTCTGGTTTTGCTTCTGGTGGGCGCGGCCACGGTGATGGTCCGCGGATTTTTGCAGTTGCAGGAGGTTGATATAAACCTGCAAAACGCCAGTGAGACGCTGACCACCCTGTATGCGCAAAATCCTTTCCCCTCTGGAGGGAATCTCCGGCTGGAACGTGAAAACATCAGGAGTATTGGTGAGGAATTGATGGGGCTTCAGCGGGCCATGGGGGCGGGACAGGTAGAGCCCGTGGCCCAAAGTCCCGCCAAATGTATCACTCAATTCTGGGAGACCCGGAACTCGTTGCTGGCCCGGGCCGGCACCACCATCAAAGTGGATAAAGGATTCGACTTTGGATTCGGCCGGCACATGAAGGGGGATTTGCCATCGATTCAGGACGTCCCTCGTATCACCCAGCAGCTGAAAATTGTCGAGACATTGTGTGACATTCTCTATGCGGCGAAAATCAGTGCCTTGACCGGTATTTCCCGCCAGGAATTCGAGGCGGATGCGGCGCCTGCGGTGGTGCCTGGCAAGCCGGGTGCGGCGCCTGTAAAGGCCGGAAATGAGATTGTCGTCAAAAATGTGGTGGATGCGATGGCCGGTGTGGTCCCTCCCGGACAGCTATATGGCCGCTGGCGCTTTGCGGTGCAGTTTACCGCACGCGAAAACGCTTTGCTGAACTTGCTGAACGGGTTGTCTCGCAGCCCGGTGTTTGTCGTGGTGAACCGCATGGAGGTCAAGGGGGATGAGAAGGTGTTTGACCGCAAGGAGGCGGAAGCGGTTGCTGCTAAATCGGCGGAGAATCCCGAAGGCACCGATGCCAAGGAGGCTCTGAAGCCGCGTGATGCGAGGGTGGTATGTGGGCGGGATGCCTTGGTGAATGTCAAACTTGAACTGGATGTATATCAGTTCGCCAAGCCTCAGGAGGCTGAGGCGGCCAAGAAGCGGGATGGTGCGAAATGA
- a CDS encoding Amuc_1099 family pilus-like system protein, which produces MTTSGIKAFFRKNYDRLIAAVVLVVLLSSLVFLAVQAKIQKAGQQEFDGKLARLTPKFEKADAADKTIFNNALEAIAGPFQTEEWKAGLLLTPELRVRCVGCDRPIPYTATNCTFKACGVEQPPDKTSVVDSNGNGVPDEWEKKFNLFAMSGDELSVDHDNDGFSSREEYDWKTDPRDPGSHPPYLAKVRVASIKPIPFRMIFKAVNRAGGKLIFQINLRLNGRSFYKSLGEEAEGFKLVSYDEKAAEGPTLTLERNGKLIPLIKGHQVPRDDYEVKLVSLMDGTVLTVRPDVDFEFKNAQYRVKKVDIGTGRVLINDPLRNVEVWIERQAPGVDQPSATSNLK; this is translated from the coding sequence ATGACGACTTCCGGCATCAAAGCCTTTTTTAGGAAAAATTATGACCGGCTGATTGCCGCCGTGGTTCTGGTCGTGTTGCTGTCCTCGCTGGTGTTTCTTGCGGTTCAGGCGAAGATTCAGAAGGCAGGACAACAGGAGTTTGACGGCAAACTTGCGAGGCTGACTCCCAAATTCGAAAAAGCGGATGCAGCAGACAAGACCATTTTCAATAATGCGTTAGAGGCGATTGCGGGGCCCTTTCAAACCGAAGAATGGAAGGCCGGGCTTCTGCTGACACCAGAATTACGAGTGCGCTGTGTGGGGTGTGACCGCCCTATCCCCTATACCGCGACGAACTGCACCTTTAAGGCGTGCGGGGTGGAACAGCCGCCGGACAAAACCAGTGTGGTCGATTCCAATGGTAACGGGGTCCCGGATGAGTGGGAAAAAAAATTCAATCTTTTCGCCATGTCGGGTGATGAACTCTCGGTGGATCATGATAATGACGGGTTTTCGTCCCGTGAGGAGTATGACTGGAAGACGGACCCCCGTGACCCAGGGAGTCACCCACCCTATCTGGCCAAGGTTCGGGTGGCCAGCATCAAGCCGATTCCCTTCCGTATGATTTTCAAAGCGGTCAACCGGGCGGGGGGTAAACTGATTTTTCAGATCAATCTGAGGTTAAATGGGCGCTCCTTCTACAAGAGTTTGGGGGAAGAGGCCGAAGGGTTCAAACTGGTGTCTTATGACGAAAAGGCGGCCGAAGGCCCCACACTGACCCTTGAGCGAAATGGGAAGCTGATTCCCCTGATAAAAGGGCATCAAGTCCCTCGCGATGATTATGAGGTGAAGCTGGTCTCCCTGATGGACGGGACGGTTTTGACGGTGCGGCCGGACGTCGATTTTGAGTTTAAAAATGCCCAGTACAGGGTTAAAAAAGTTGACATAGGGACAGGTCGTGTACTAATAAACGACCCTTTGCGTAATGTGGAAGTTTGGATTGAGCGGCAGGCGCCGGGCGTGGACCAGCCATCTGCAACCTCTAATTTGAAATAA
- a CDS encoding tetratricopeptide repeat protein, with translation MRFSHMLRSSLMVITGAVVGITAYSHAANAVIEELSPEVIAVAGTNVPDVAAPAKAPKEVVAAPAIEELVPATAPKVEAPAVEAPVATTPEVKPAEVVAPAPAEAVAPAAAPVAEAAPVVAPAQPEVKDAVAAPAAEPAKAAVQIPLIEELIPAAPASAPAAAPAEKPAAMIEELAAPAAVAPTAVAPAAAPAEVPVAQAEAPTAPAPVAAAPDSATKEALEAAMKAAGSEDRATAVSQQEEVKRKSREIDGRKAMASGDQAWKAGDYSAAAESYKLVLKNLPPIERFAKLRNVATQRLPECDYEMVRAMYTSGKYSEAVTKGEEFIKVRPDNPPLRKLIAKISARPPDRPAGEVTAGEKPVDSEVEKQMRQGREAMAGRDYAEARRRFESVLGIEPDHREAMRYLKVLGDREYGNKSVERDATARKMTADVRDTWNSKYKVIKGRPQAVSQVSTQSVSLIEDKMKKIIIDEVEFRQANMHDVVDFLNKRSRDCDKSAEDESKKGVNIIFNPNPGGPASAAVAAPRPAADDPFGAPAAGAAGAASGVPEVTFSARYITLYNALKIITSVSGLKWRIDGDVVMIIPFDWDPATIEMRMYPVEPTFIERVKLTSSAMPAVTTVGGREMKGIEPGGNAEGVADLKESFIQMGMTFPKGSTINYNPGIGKVIVANTSDNLAIFEKLLGELNVVPMQVEIEAKFVEVNETDLYESGLEWLLTDNWEMLTKNNSNPYAPMTSNPRIQMNANSADGGFTKGLNFLGMQDGKSTAMAGGKGTMGAIASISGILTNPDLTVILHALEQNGNADLLSAPKVTARSGEQALIKVVTEYIYPTTFEVQGGQIGNNSGGNNNNANVIQETTVVPQDFATREVGVILEVTPEVSQDGNMISLTMKPQVVTDPIWYQYGSTVRRADGSEQVLNMPQPFFQVRAIETKISIYDGATVAMGGLITESVDKVNDKIPVLGDIPFIGALFRSKSEKSVKRNLLIFVTAKLVDPAGHLIRNQTPDTGAPAPSALAPVAVR, from the coding sequence ATGAGATTTTCGCACATGCTCCGTTCCAGTTTGATGGTTATAACCGGAGCTGTTGTCGGCATCACGGCCTATTCCCATGCGGCGAATGCTGTAATCGAGGAGCTTAGTCCTGAGGTTATTGCGGTAGCGGGGACCAATGTGCCTGATGTGGCCGCCCCTGCGAAAGCGCCCAAGGAAGTGGTTGCTGCGCCCGCTATTGAAGAACTGGTTCCCGCCACGGCCCCCAAAGTTGAGGCCCCGGCGGTCGAAGCCCCCGTGGCCACCACCCCGGAGGTCAAGCCGGCCGAAGTTGTTGCGCCAGCCCCCGCCGAAGCAGTCGCACCTGCGGCGGCACCCGTCGCTGAAGCGGCACCTGTTGTTGCACCGGCTCAGCCGGAAGTCAAGGATGCGGTGGCCGCTCCAGCCGCTGAACCCGCTAAGGCCGCCGTTCAAATTCCGCTGATCGAAGAATTGATTCCTGCAGCACCTGCCTCCGCTCCTGCGGCGGCTCCTGCCGAAAAACCTGCCGCGATGATCGAGGAACTCGCCGCCCCCGCCGCAGTCGCTCCTACCGCGGTCGCTCCTGCCGCCGCCCCGGCCGAAGTTCCTGTTGCCCAGGCTGAAGCGCCCACGGCACCGGCTCCGGTTGCGGCCGCTCCTGACTCGGCGACCAAAGAGGCGTTAGAGGCGGCGATGAAAGCCGCCGGCTCTGAAGATCGGGCAACCGCGGTTTCCCAACAGGAGGAAGTCAAGCGCAAGTCCCGTGAAATTGACGGGCGAAAGGCGATGGCCTCCGGGGATCAGGCGTGGAAGGCCGGGGATTATTCTGCGGCCGCGGAATCATATAAGCTTGTGCTCAAGAATCTGCCGCCCATCGAGCGTTTTGCGAAGTTGCGTAATGTGGCCACTCAACGTCTGCCGGAATGTGACTACGAGATGGTCCGCGCCATGTATACTTCGGGGAAATATTCGGAAGCGGTGACCAAGGGTGAGGAATTCATCAAGGTCCGTCCGGACAACCCGCCTTTGCGGAAATTGATTGCCAAGATCAGTGCGCGTCCACCTGACCGCCCCGCAGGCGAAGTGACGGCCGGCGAGAAGCCGGTCGATTCTGAGGTGGAGAAGCAGATGCGTCAGGGCCGTGAGGCGATGGCGGGCCGGGATTATGCCGAAGCACGCCGTCGGTTTGAGTCGGTGTTGGGGATTGAGCCGGATCACCGTGAGGCCATGCGGTATTTGAAAGTGCTGGGCGACCGTGAGTATGGGAATAAGTCAGTTGAGCGCGATGCGACCGCTCGCAAAATGACCGCGGATGTCCGGGATACCTGGAATTCAAAATACAAGGTGATTAAAGGGCGGCCGCAGGCGGTCTCGCAGGTCAGCACCCAGTCGGTTTCGTTGATTGAAGACAAGATGAAAAAAATCATCATCGACGAGGTGGAGTTCCGTCAGGCGAACATGCATGATGTGGTTGATTTCCTGAATAAGCGCAGTCGTGATTGTGATAAATCCGCTGAGGATGAATCGAAAAAGGGTGTGAACATTATCTTTAACCCTAACCCCGGGGGTCCTGCCAGTGCGGCCGTTGCCGCGCCTAGGCCGGCGGCTGACGATCCTTTTGGCGCTCCCGCAGCTGGGGCGGCTGGGGCGGCCTCAGGCGTTCCTGAAGTGACGTTTTCGGCTCGGTATATTACCCTTTATAATGCTTTGAAAATCATCACCAGTGTGTCCGGTCTGAAATGGCGTATTGATGGCGACGTGGTGATGATTATCCCGTTTGACTGGGATCCGGCGACGATTGAAATGCGTATGTATCCCGTTGAACCCACTTTCATTGAACGGGTCAAGCTGACCAGCAGCGCCATGCCCGCCGTGACCACAGTGGGGGGGCGTGAAATGAAGGGGATCGAGCCCGGGGGGAATGCCGAAGGGGTGGCCGACCTGAAGGAAAGCTTCATTCAAATGGGCATGACCTTCCCCAAGGGCTCCACCATCAACTACAACCCAGGCATCGGGAAAGTGATCGTGGCGAATACGTCTGACAATCTCGCTATTTTTGAAAAACTGTTGGGCGAATTGAATGTCGTGCCCATGCAGGTCGAAATCGAAGCCAAATTCGTCGAAGTCAACGAGACCGACCTGTATGAATCCGGTCTGGAATGGTTGCTGACGGATAACTGGGAAATGCTGACGAAAAATAACAGCAATCCCTACGCTCCGATGACCTCCAATCCCCGCATTCAGATGAATGCGAATAGTGCCGACGGTGGATTTACCAAGGGCTTGAACTTCCTGGGTATGCAGGACGGCAAATCGACCGCGATGGCTGGCGGCAAAGGGACCATGGGCGCGATCGCCTCAATTTCCGGGATTCTAACGAACCCCGATCTAACGGTGATTCTCCACGCGTTGGAACAGAATGGTAATGCCGACCTGCTGTCTGCCCCTAAAGTAACGGCGCGATCGGGTGAGCAGGCATTGATCAAGGTTGTGACCGAGTATATCTATCCCACCACATTTGAGGTCCAGGGCGGTCAGATCGGAAATAATTCGGGCGGGAATAATAATAACGCCAACGTGATTCAGGAAACGACGGTGGTTCCTCAGGATTTCGCCACGCGGGAAGTCGGTGTGATTCTGGAGGTGACCCCTGAAGTCAGTCAAGACGGCAACATGATCAGCTTGACGATGAAGCCGCAGGTGGTGACCGATCCGATCTGGTACCAGTATGGGTCGACCGTCCGGCGTGCCGACGGCTCTGAGCAGGTCTTGAATATGCCGCAGCCGTTCTTCCAGGTCCGGGCGATTGAGACCAAGATTTCGATTTATGACGGCGCCACGGTGGCGATGGGTGGGTTGATCACCGAGTCAGTCGATAAGGTCAACGACAAGATCCCTGTGCTTGGGGATATTCCCTTTATCGGCGCTCTGTTCCGCTCTAAATCCGAAAAAAGTGTCAAGCGCAACCTGCTGATTTTCGTGACCGCTAAATTGGTCGATCCCGCCGGGCATCTGATCCGTAATCAAACGCCGGACACCGGAGCGCCTGCTCCGAGCGCTCTGGCGCCCGTTGCGGTCCGTTAA